TCGACGGCGGGGGTCTCCTCGGCGTCGCCGCAGGCCTCAGCCACCCGCCTCGACGGCAGCCGTCCGGCGTGGGCGGTCCCCGCCCACCGGGTCGCGCCGAGCCGCGATGGTGCGGCCGTGGACTTCAAGGTGCAGCTCGAGTGGCGCAACCCCGCCGCCGCGGCCCGGTACGCCGCCGCGGCGGCCTCGCAGGGCACGGCGACGTCCGGAGCGTTCCTGACCCCGGCACAGTTCCGCGAGCGGTTCGCGCCGAGCCGCAGCGACGTCGCGTCCGTCACGAGCTGGCTGCGCAGCCAGGGCTTCCAGGTCCGCTCCGTGCCGGCCAACCGCAAGTACGTCGAGGCGACGGGCACGGTGCGGCAGGCCGCCCGGGCCTTCCGCACGAGCTTCTCGACCTATCGCGTCCAGGGGATGAGGTTGCGCGCCAACGACACCGCCCTCCGGGTGCCGGCGTCGCTGCGGCACGTGCAGGCGGTGACCGGCCTCGACCAGTCGGAGGCGCTGGTGCACAGCGACTCCGTGCTGCCCGCCGTCTTCCGCAACGCCCGGCCGTGCTCGAAGTACTGGGGTGAGAAGACCGTTGCCAACACCCCGACCCCCGACGGCACCGCGCTGCCCGCCCGCCCCTCGGCGTTCGCGCCCTGCGGCTACGCCGGCAAGCAGCTGCAGGGTGCCTACGGGCTGGCCGGGACGATCGCCTCGGGCGTCGACGGCAGCGGTGTGACCGTCGCCGTCGTGGATGCCTACGCCTCCTCGACCGTCCTCTCCGACCTGAACACCTACTCCGCGCGCAACGGACTGCCCACGATGCAGCCGGGTCAGTTCCGCGAGATCGTCCCGCCGGGCGTCTACCGGAGGCCGGCGAACCCGCAGCACGACCCCGCCGGCTGGAGCGGCGAGGAGACGCTCGACGTCGAGGCGGTGCACACCATGGCGCCGGGCGCGAAGATCATCTACGCCGGTGCGCCCAACAACCGGCAGGACATGAACGCCACGCTGAACATGCTGGTGGACAAGCACCTCGCCGACATCGTCACCAACTCCTACGGGTTCTCCACCGAGGCGCTGCCGCCCGGCTACATCAAGAGCACCAACGACATCCTGATCCAGGCCGCGGCCACCGGGATCAGCATGTTCTTCTCCTCCGGCGACGGCGGTGACCACACCGGGGGCGACCCGGCCAACGCGGCCGCTGCGACGCCCGACTGGCCGGCGTCGAGCCCCTGGGTGACCGCCGTCGGAGGCACGTCGCTGGGCGTCACCGCGAACGACACCCGGCTCTTCGAGCTGGGCTGGGAGACCGGCCGCAGCGCGCTCGACAAGACGGCCACCACCCCGACCTGGACGGCTCCGACGTTCCAGTACGGCAGCGGCGGCGGCACCAGCCGGCTGTTCGCCCAGCCCGACTACCAGAAGGGTGTGGTGCCGGCGGAGATCTCGCAGAAGTACGGCAGCACCCCGATGCGGGCGGTCCCGGACGTGTCCGCGGTCGGCGACCCGACGACCGGCATGCTGGTCGGCCAGACCCAGCGGTTCCCGGACGGCTCCGCCCAGTACTCGGAGTACCGGATCGGCGGCACCAGCCTGAGCTCGCCGTTGTACGCCGGGATGTTCGCGCTGGTCGTGCAGAAGGCCGGCCACCGGTTCGGGCTGGCCAATCCCGCCCTCTACGCGGCGCGGGCGACGACGTACGACATCACCAAGGCCGACCTGGCGACCTACCCCGGCGCGGTGCGGGTCGACTACGTCAACGGGTTCGACGGCTCGGAGGGCTACACCTACACCGCCCGCTGGTTCGACTTCGACAACGGCCTCACCATCCACGTCCGTCCGCAGTACGACGACGTGACCGGGATCGGGTCGCCCGAAGGGACCGCCTGGCTCGACGCGGTGGCGGGCTACCGGGGCTGAGCACGAGCTGCGGGGGAGCCGGCCTGCCTGCCCGGCTTCCCCGCTGGTGCTTGCCCGACCCCGGGCCGCGCCGACCGCGGGCTCAGGCGGCCGCGGCCGGGTTCTCCAGCACCACCGCGAGTCCCTGGCCGACGCCGATGCAGATGGCGGCGACGCCCCAGCGCCGGCCGCGCTCGCGCAGCACCGCGGCGAGGGTGCCGAGGATCCGGCCACCGGAGGCGCCGAGCGGGTGCCCGAGGGCGATCGCGCCGCCGCGGGTGTTGACGATCTCCGGGTCGACCTTCCAGGCGTCGAGGCAGGCCAGCGACTGCACCGCGAACGCCTCGTTGAGCTCGACGGCGCCGACGTCGGACCAGCCGATGCCGGCCGCGCGCAGCGCACGCTCGGCGGCCTCGACGGGGGCGTAGCCGAAGGACTGCGGCTCCAGCGCCGACGCTCCGCGACCGGCGATGCGCGCGGTGGGTTCCCTGCCGATGCGGGCGGCTGCAGCCTCGGAGCCGACCAGCAGGGCGGACGCGCCGTCGCTGAGCGGTGAGGCGTTGCCGGCCGTGATGGTCCCGTCGGGACCGAACGCGGGACGCAGGCCGCCGAGCGACTCGAGCGAGGAGTCGGGCCGGATGCCCTCGTCGCGGGGCAGCTCGGTGCCGGCGACCGGGACGACCAGGGCGTCGTAGAAACCCTCCTCCCAGGCCCGGTGCGCGAGCTCGTGGGACCGCACGGCGAAGGCGTCCTGGCGGGCTCGCGAGATGGCGAAACGCTGCTGGAGCAGCTCGTTGGCCTCGCCGAGCGACACCGTCCACTCCGGCGGCATCTGCGGGTTCACCAGCCTCCAACCTAGGGTCGTGGAGACCAGAGTCTCGTTGCCGGCGGGGAACGGCCGGGTGGGCTTGGGAAGCACCCAGGGGGCCCGGCTCATGGACTCGACGCCGCCGGCCACCACCACCTCGGCGTCGCCGGTCTCCACCATCCGGGAGGCGGCCATCGCGGCGTCGAGGCTCGAGCCGCAGAGCCGGTTGACCGTCGAGCCGGGGACCGTGACCGGCAGCCCGGCGAGCAGCACCGCCATCCGGGCGACGTTGCGGTTGTCCTCGCCGGCGCCGTTGGCGTTGCCGAGCACCACCTCGGCGACGAGCGCGGGATCTAGCCGGGGCGAGCGGTCCAGCAGCGCGCGCAGGACGTGCGCGGCCAGGTCGTCGGGGCGGACGCCCGCCAGGGCGCCGCCGTAGCGCCCGAAGGGGGTCCGGACCGCGTCGTAGAGGAAGGCGGAGGTCGACATCGGCTCTCGTTCGTCTCGGGACCGGGGGCCGGTCGACCCCCGCGCCATTATCGGGCCGTTCGTCCCTGCTGGCCGCCGACCGCCCTTCCTAGCGTGGTGGTGAAGGAAGGTGGACGTCGTGTCGAACCTCGGAGTGGCCGTCGTGCGGCAGTACGAGCGCGGGGTGGTGTTCCGGCTCGGGAAGCTGCGCGGGGTCCGGGAGCCCGGCCTCCGGTTCATGATCCCGCTGGCCGACAAGCTGCGGAAGGTCAGCCTCCGCACGGTGACCATGCCGATCCCGTCACAGCAGATCATCACCCAGGACAACGTCTCGATCGGGGTGGCGGCGGTCGCCTACTTCCGCCGGGTCGACCCGATCAAGTCGATCATCGAGATCGAGAACGTCGAGACCGCCATCCACGAGATCGCGCAGACCACGGTGCGCAACGTGGTCGGCAGGTCGTCGCTGGACCAGGTGCTCTCCGAGACCGAGACCCTCAACGAGGCGATCAAGGAGATCCTCGACCGCACGACCGAGCAGTGGGGCGTGCTGGTCCAGATGGTCGAGCTGAAGGACATCGAGCTGCCGCAGAGCATGCAGCGCGCGATGGCGCGGCAGGCCGAGGCCGAGCGGGAGAAGCGCGCCAAGATCATCGCCGCGGAGGGCGAGGCGCTCAGCGCCGGCAAGCTCGCCGAGGCGGCAGACGTCATCTCCGGTCACCCGGTGGCGCTGCAGCTGCGCAACCTCCAGGTGCTCAGCGAGATCGCGATCGAGAAGAACTCGACCATCGTCTTCCCGGCGCAGTTCCTCGACAGCATCCGGAGCCTGACGGAGTTCGTCGACCGGGAGAGCGCGTACGACGGTGGACGCCGTCCCCCGGCGCCGCGGTCCGAGGACGACGCGCTGGGCACCGGGCAGGCCGAGCGGATCCGCCCGGCAGCCAGCCCCTCCCCGTAGCGGGTCGCCGCGGCCGGTACGGGAGCGGCTACAGCCGCACCTGCGTGGACGCCGCCGTGCGCTGGGCCGGCACCCGGGGCGCGCCAGGCGCGGCCACCGGTACGCCGGGGCGCCGACCGGGCTCGGGTGCGGGGACCTCGCCGCGGCAGCAGGTCCTGACCGGGACCGTCCCTCCCTCGTGCAGGCCGGTCCTGGCCGGGTGCCGGCCACGGTGGCGTCTGCGCAGCGGCACCGGTGGGGAGGCGGGCTCCTGGGGCGGCTCCATGCGGTCCAGCCCCATGACGGTGAGCGACAGCAGGAGGAGGAAGCCGAACACCTCTGCCAGCGCCACGATCATGTCGACCCACCTCGGCCGGGCCGGGCACGTCCCCGATCCTTCTTGTCAGTAAGCCAGCGACGATCCGGACCCGGTAGGGACGGAAGTCATCGCGCCCGGAGGTCGGGGGAACCCGAGGGGCGATCTCAGACCACCACGACGGGGCGGCGGCGCCGGCGGGAGCGGCCCGGGGTGCCGCCGACGCGCATCGCCGCGGCAGGACCGGCGACCAGCACCTGGACGTCCGCTACCGCCTCCCGGCGTTCCAGCCACTCCTCGAGGTCCTCGACGTCCAGGTGCACCCGCACCTCCAGCCCCGGGAACGCCGCGCGCGCCGCGGCCAGGGCCCGGTCCATGATCGCCATGCACCCGGCGGTGTCCTCGCGCCTGCTGCTGAGCAGCACGAGGTCGAGCGGCAGCTCACGCGCGGCGGCCACCGTGGCGCCGTACCTTGCCGTGGCGCCCGGGTCGTCGTCCTCGGAGAGCACCGTCACCACCTCCGGGCCGAGGTGCCGGTAGGGGAGTCGCGGTGCCGGGATGTGGGCGTCGGCCTTCATGGCAGCTCTCCTCGGTCGCGGTCAGGCGGTGTCACTGTGCCGCGGGCATCCGGTCCCGCTCCAGAGACGCCGGTAACGGATCGTCGGGACCAAAGTCCTCACGGTGGTCCGGTATCGGCGGTTCGTCCGACCACGACAGCGGCGGCTCGCCCGGTTGGTGACCTAAGGCCCTGGGGACTGCCGGTGCCCCTTCCTAGGGTTTCGGGGACGACAGTTGATGGAGGACGGATGACGACACCCGTGGCACCCGTGGACGAGGACGAGGCACCCGGAACGGCGAGGACGGCAGGACCGGCACCCACCCCGCGCATGAGCCGACTGGCCCCGGTGCCCAACAGGTCGTTCGTGCAGGAGCTGAGCGACCGCCTGGCCGTGGAGTACGCCGGCGCGGTGCCGCCCGGCCGGATCCTGGCCTACGTCGTGCTCACCAAGCACCGGCTCCGGGCGATCCATCTCGACGAGGCCACCCGGCGGGACCTGATCGAGGCGAGCGTGCGGCGAGAGCTCGTCCGCAAGTCGGTCCGGCCGCTGTCGGTCGTTCCGGGGCAGCGCACCCGCACGCCGGTCACGCGCGCGAGCTGACCCCGGTACCGGCCGGCTGCTCGTCCTCCCGGTCCAGCTCGACGCTGTGCGAGAGCACCGTGCCCGTCGGACCGCCGCGATCGTCGCGCACCTCGAGCTGCACCCGACGCCCGGTCATGACGACCTCCACCGCCACGGAGGTGGTGACGTCGGGATCGACCCGGTCCAGCGCCTCGTCGACCATCCGCACCAGCTCGTCGGCGGTCTCGGCGTCGACCAGGTCGATCGGGCCGCTGAACAGCACCGACGGCTGGAAGCCCAGCTCCTCGCCGTGGCGCGCCGCCGCCGCACAGACCCGGTCCCGCAGTGTCGTCGCGTGCGGCTTGCGGCGGATCCCGAAGATCACGCCACGCAGCTCGCGGATGATCCGGTCGGTCTCCTCCACCAGGGGTTGCAGGGTGGCGGCCGACCTCGGGTCGCGCGCCGCCTGCGAGGTCATCGTGAGGCCGAGCGCGAACAGGCGTTGGATGACGAGGTCGTGGAGGTCGGCGGCGACGCGGTCGCGCTCGTCGCGCAGCACGTGCTCCTGCTGGGCCTGGTCCAGACGGGCCGCCTCGGTGAGGATGCTGTCGCGCATCTCGTCCACCGCCTCCGCGACCGCCGCGAACTCTGTGGGAGCGGCGGTGACCACGGGCCGGTCGTAGTCGCCGCCGGCGACCGCCTGGACGTCGTCGAGGAGGCGGGTGAGCGGGCGGGTCAGCCGCCAGCGGAGCAGCAGCACCGATCCGAGCGCGACGACGGCCGCCGTGATGACCGCCAGCCCCGTGACCGTGTTGGCCAGTGCCTGGGCCGCGGCGATGTCCTGGACCTGGGACCGGTAGAGCCCACGCACGTGGCTCTGCAGCAGCTCCAGCCGGGAGCTCAACTGGTCGAACAGCTGCTTGCCGCCGCGCACGCTCTCCTCCACCGCGGCGGACGAGGCGTCCTCCCCGCGCAGCTGGAGGGCGATCTCCGGCTGGGTGGAGCGTGACCAGGTGCCGGCGGCCGCGACCACGTCGTCGAGCAGCTGCACGGCGGTGGGCCGGCCGGTGAGCAGCCGCCGCAGCTCGGTCTCGAGCCGGCGTGCGTCGCGGCGCCCCGCGTGGTAGGGCTGCAGCAGCCCAGCGTCGCCGGTGAGCAGGTAGCCCCGGTAGCCGGACTCCTGGTCGACGTAGGCCTTGGCCAGCTGGGTCACGTCGCTCTCGGCCGGGCTCAGCTGGGTGGTGAGCTCCTGCTGCGCCTCGCGGACGGTCACCCGGGCGGCTGCGTTGGCGCCGGCGCTGATGAAGAGGAGCAGCAGCAGGGCCGCCACGACGGCGTACATCAGGAACCGCAGGGAGTCCAGTCGTTCCCGGAACCTCCGGACCGCACCGTGCGTCATGATCGAGGGCACCCGTCTGCCACGGCCGGCGTCGAGCACCGGCCCACCAACCCGAGAACACGTGGCGTGAGCGTACCGCTCCCGCCGGCCCGCCGAGCCGTCCCGTTGCGGCCGTGCGCGTGCATCGTCATCTCGTCTCCTCGGCGCCGGCGTCCGTCCCGATCACGGAACAGGCTGCGCGGGTTGCCGTGAAGCACCGGACGTCCCGGCTGGGGGGACCTTTCGACCCCTTCTGTCGCGAAAATGGCCTCCGTGCCCACGACCGGTGGCGCGTGCCCACGTCACCGGGCCGCCCGAGCGGGACCAACGGCCCGTCCGGTTCAGACGTCGGCCCCTGGGTCCGCGGTCGCGCCCGGCAGCACCGTGGTGGCATGACGACGATCCTGCGACCCGCACCGCGGCGCTTGCTGCGCGCCACGTACCAGGTGCTTTGGACGACGGTGGCCGCGCTCGTGTACGCGGCCGGGCTCGTCGGCGCCTTCTTCACCCTGCCGCCGCAGGCGATGGGCGGCCTGTTCCTCGCCTCCAGCCTGCTGGGCGCCTCCTGCGCGCTCTCGCTCTGGGCGATCGAGTCCATCCGACCCGCCCGGGTCGCCTGGGCGGGCCTGGCGACCGGGGTGGTGCTGCTGACCCTGCTCGGCCTCTCCGACTTCCTCGGGCTGGCCGGCGTGGGTCTCCTGATCCTGGTGCACGCCCTCTCACCGACCATGTTGCGGCGGCTGACCCGGTTGTCCGGCCACTCGCTGCGCAGCTCGGTCGACCGGGTCCGTGCCGCGGCGTCGGGTGAGGCCCCCCTCGAGCCCCGACCGTCGCGGGAGCCCCGGCGCAAGCCCACCAGCAGCCCCTCGCCCCCGGCGGTCGAATGGCCGCCGACGCCGGTCGCCGACGCCGAGGTCGAGGCGCTGGAGGTCCCCGACCTCGTCGCCGTCGAGGACCTGTGCCTGGCCTGGCAGAGCAGCTTCCTGGCACTCAAGCGCTGCACCACCCCCGAGGCACGGCTCCGCGTCGTCGCCGAGCGCCAGGCCTGCCTCGACGAGCTCGAGCGACGCGACCCTGAAGCGCTGCACGCGTGGCTCGACGACGGCGCCCGCGCGGCGAGCACCCCGAACAAGTACCTCTCGCACTGAGCACACCCGGGGATGCCCCGCCGGTGCCCAGTCGTCCGCCGCCCAGCGGGCCTACGCCTCACGCGCCGCAGTCGGGACCGGTCCGGGGTCGGCGACCCGGGCGACTGAGCGGCGGCGCACCGCCCGGTAGAGCTCGTCCACGCCCCACACCACCACCGGGAACGGCGCGATGAACAGCAACGTCGCCGCCGGCAGCGGCGCGGTCCTCAGCAGTTCGTTGAGCACGGGCACGTAGATCAGCGCCGCCGAGAACACCAGCTCGAAGGCGATGCCGCCGAGCAGCAGCCGGTTCGAGAACGGGCCGATCCGCAGCAGCGAGACCCGTTCGGTGCGGGACGCGAGCGCGGTGCCGACCTGGCAGGCGACGATCGCAGCGAACGAGGCGGTCGTGGCCTCCAGGTAGGTCTGGTGCAGCGGAGTGCCCGGGCCGGTCGGCGCGCCGACGTACCAGCCACCGCGCTGGAGGGTGAAGAAGTACGCCGCCATGGTCAGCGCCGCGGACGTCACACCCAGCAGAGCCCAGGCCCGGAGCAGCATCTGCCCGGTGACCAGCCGGCCGTGGCGCGCCCGCGGCGGCTCCGCCATGATGCCCGGCTCGGCGGGCTCGCGGGCCAGAGCCAGCGCCGGCAGCGTCTCGGTTCCGAGGTCGATGGCGAGGATCTGCAGCACCGTCAGCGGCAGGGGGATGCGCCCGCCGGAGAGGGCGAAGACGAGGAACGGCACGACCTCCGGGACCGCGTGGGCGAAGATGTAGACGATGAACTTGCGGACGTTGTCGAAGATCCGGCGTCCCTCCTCGATGGCGACCACGATCGTGGAGAAGTTGTCGTCGGTCAGCACGACGGTGGCCGCCTCACGGGCGACGTCGGTCCCGCTGCGACCCATCGCGACCCCGATGTCGGCGCGCCGCAGTGCCGGTGCGTCGTTCACGCCGTCGCCGGTCATGGCGACCACCTCGTCGTGGGCCTGCAGGGCCGCAGCGATCCGGATCTTGTCCTCCGGGCTGCTGCGCGAGCAGATCACCTCCTGACCCGGCTGGAGCAGCACCGTCAGCGCGGCGTCGGACAGGTTGTCGACCTGCGCGCCGGTCACGGTCCGCACCCCCGCGTCGCCGATGCCCACCTCCCGTGCGATCTCCCGGGCGGTCTCGGGGTTGTCGCCGGTGATCACGATGACCCTCAGCCCGGCCTCGTGACAGATCCGTACGGCCTCACGCACCTCCGGGCGGGGCGGGTCGAGCAGGGCCACGAGGCCGAGGAGGCACAGGTCGTGCTCCGCCTGCTCGCGCGTCTTCGGCCAGGTGCGGTCGGGCAGCGAACGGCGGGCGACCGCGAGCACCCGCAGCCCGCGGGCGGCCAGGTGGCTCACCTGCTCCTCGACCGCGCTGCGCTGCGCCGGCTCGAGCGCCCGCTCCGTCCCGCGGTCGAGCAGGCACACCGAGCGGGCGAGCACCGCCTCCGGAGCGCCCTTCACGTTCAGGGTGACCCCGTGCGCGGTGTCATCGACGGTGGAGGACATCCGGGCCTCGGAGTGGAACGGGTAGACGTGCAGCCGCCGGCTGACGGAGCGCTCGGCGCCGTCCCGGACCAGGGTGTGGGCGGCCTCCCAGAGCGCCTGCTCCGTCGGGTCCACCGACGAGGTGGCGACACCGGTGCCGGTGGTGATCGCGCACGACACCAGAGCGGTGGCGAGGGCGTCCACGTCGGGGTCGGGCGGCAGGTCGGGGGAGACGTCGAGCTGGCGGCCGGCGACCCCGATCGCGACCGCGGACATCCGGTTCCAGGTCAGCGTCCCGGTCTTGTCGGTGCAGATCACGGTGGTGGAGCCGAGCGTCTGCACCGCCGAGAGCCGCTTCACGATCGCCCCGCGGGCGGCGAGCCGGCGTACCCCCACCGCCAGCGCCAGCGTGATGGTGGGCAGCAGCCCCTCGGGCACGTTGGCCACCAGCAGACCGATGGCGAACAGGAACGCCGAGGTGAAGCTGAGGCCCGCGAGCAGCCCCAGCGGGAGGAACGCCAGGCCGGCGGCGACCGCCACGACGGCGATCAGCCGCGCGATCCGGGTGACCTGCTGCTCGAGGGGGCTCTTGGTCGGCACCGTGACCTGCGAGAGGGCGGCGATGCGACCGAGCTCGGTGTGGTCCCCGGTGGCCACGACCACGGCGCGGCAGGTGCCGGCGAGGCAGACCGTCCCGCTGAACAGCAGGTCCGCGGCCTCCAGCGGCGGCACCGAGGCGGCGACCGCCTCCCCGCTGCGCGTGGTCGGCGCCGACTCGCCGGTGAGCGTCGACAGGCTCACCTCCACCTCGCCGGCGATGATCCGCGCGTCCGCACTGATCTTCTGGCCCTCGCTGACCACGAGGATGTCGCCCGGCACCAGGGTGGTCGCCGCGACCGTGGTGGCGACACCGTCGCGCACCACGGTCGCGTGCTCGGGAGGTACTCCCGCAGCGCCTCGACCGAGCGCTCGGCGTGCCGCTCCTGCGCCAGCGCGAAGGCCGCGTTGAGCAGCACCACCGCCAGGATCGTCCATCCCAGCACGATGCTGGCGGAGACGAAGGCGAGGACCGCGGCCGCCTCGAGCAGCAGCGCCAACGGGTGGGTGAACTGCTCGGCGGCCTGGCGCCACCACGACCGGGTCTTGCGCCGGGTGAGCACGTTCGGGCCGTACTGCACCAGCCGGTCCGCGGCGTCCCGCGTCGACAGCCCGCTGGGACGGGTCCGCAGCCGGCGCAGGACCTGCTCGCCCGGCCCCGTGACGTACGGCGTGAGCCCCTCCGGTCCCGCGCTCATGCGGAGGGCTCAGGCCCCCCGGTCGGTGCGGGAGGTGACGCCGCCGTGCTGGGGCGGCTCCGCAGCGCCAGCACGAGCACCAGTCCGGAGAGCAGCAGCAGCACCACTCCGCTCACGGTGAGGCCGCCCCAGAGCCAGCCGAGGGCAGGGACCTCTGCGCCGAAGGAGACGTCCGCCACGACTCCGCGTCGAGCGTCCGGGCTCATGACCACCATGCGCCAGCTGCCCTCCTGGACCGGCCAGGTCACCACCTGCTGGCCCATCCCGGAGGCAGAGGCGACCCAGATCGAGCTGTCCGCCGGGGCGGTGGCTGCTGCTCCGCCCGGGTGGAACCGGTAGCTGGGATCCCCGCCGGGCCAGGAGCCCGTGGGAGCGTCGGTGAGCGTCGAGTACGCCATGCCGTCCAGGAAGGTGGTGACGTCGTCGGCCGCCGCGATGCCGACGAACACCTGGCGTCCGAAACCGGCGGACGCCTTGACGCGGCCGTCGCCGATCAGGTTCGAGAGGTCCGCGCCGGCGGCCTCCAGCCGGAACTCCGGGGAGACGACCGCGCGACCCGGGGACCTCACCGTGGTCGGGTCGGTCATCAGGAAGCCGGCGTCGTCGCGGAGCGCACGGTCGGCGAGGCCCATGGTGACCCCGCCGGTGAGCAACGCACCGCCGATCAGGAACAGCACCGCCCCGAGCACCACGGCGAGCACCCGGCCGGCTCCCCAGCGGCCGGGCGTGCGAGCCGTGCCGGGGGGCTGCGCGGAAGCACCGCCACCGGGCGGCCCGCTGGCGGTCGGCGGCGCCGGGGGCGTCGTGCCCGGACCGGCCAGTGGCGGCTCGGTGGACGGCGGAGGGTTGCCGACCGGCGCGGTGCCGCCGACCGGTGCGGCGCCGCCGCTCGCGACGGTGCCGGCGGGCGCGGTGCCCGGCGGTGGTCCGCCACGTTCGGCGAGGTCGACGCTGCCCGGGTCGTGCCCGCCCATGTCGAGCCGGAACGGCGGGTAGTCGTCGGTCATCAGCCCTGCGTACGCCGCGACCCGCAACGCCCAGCGGTCCATGCCGAGGACGAAGTCGAACACCGAGCGGGGATAGCGGCCGGTGAACAGCAGGACGACCCCGGCGACGAGGACCAGCAGGCCGACCAGGCCGCCGCCCCAGGTCTCCGGGGACGCGTCTCCGTTGCCGTCGGAGGCGATGTACCACCCGCTGGTGAGGAAGAGGCCGACCACCAGGTAGTGCGGGATGGCCAGCAGCCACCACTTGACCAGCACCAGGCCCCGGGACAGGTGCTGGGGGAAGGCGACCTCGAGCCTGGCCGGGTAGCTCGGGTCGTCGTGGAGGGTGAACGGGGGGTACCGGTCCGTGGCGAGCCCCCCGTAGGTGTAGTACGCGACCCGCCAGGTCCAGCGCAGGACCCCGACGTTGAAGTCGAAGACACCGCGCGGATAGCGGCCCGTGAACAGGATGGCGAAGAAGGCGATCACGGTGAGAACGCCGAAGGCCAGCCACAGGAACGCCAGCACGATGTAGTGCGGGATCGCGAGGAACCACTTCACCAGCCAGAGCCAGCGGCTCAGGACCGGGTCGAGGGTCGCCTCGACCCGGACCGGATACCCCGTCGTCGACACGGCCTGTCGCTCAGCTCTTGCCGCGTTGCACGGGGATGTGGGCGGAGGTCTTCGGCTCCTCGCCCATCGGCAGACGCACCTCGAGCACGCCGTCGCGGTAGGTCGCCTTCACGTCCTCCGGCGACGCGGTCCGGGGCAGCCGCAGGCTGCGGGAGAAGGAGCCGTAGTGGAACTCGCTGTGGTTCTTGTCGCGTTCCTCCTCGTGGCGCTCGCCCCTGACGGTCAGGACGTCGCCGGTCACCGTGACGTCGATGTCCTTGTCGGGGTCGACGCCCGGGATCTCCGCGCGGACGACGTACTCGCCCTCGTCGGTGAAGTCCTCGACCCGGATGTAGCTGGCCAGGCCGCGCAACGAGAACGCCGGTCCGGACTCGAGCCAGTCGATCATCTCGGTGACGGGGTTGGTACGACGTGCAACGGTGCTCATGGATACCTCCGGTTGGATCGGTTGGGGTGTCGGTCGGATGGATCAGATGAAGATGATCTGGGCGCCTTCGGTCTTCTCGATGAAGTCCGCCGCGCTGATCACCCCCTCGACGGTGTCGATGAGGTCGTCCTCGTCGAGGTGCTGCATGTCGGCCGACAGACGGCACGCCCACAGGTGCCCTCCGGAGTCCACGATCTGGTCGAGGAAC
The DNA window shown above is from Nocardioides mesophilus and carries:
- a CDS encoding Hsp20/alpha crystallin family protein, which translates into the protein MSTVARRTNPVTEMIDWLESGPAFSLRGLASYIRVEDFTDEGEYVVRAEIPGVDPDKDIDVTVTGDVLTVRGERHEEERDKNHSEFHYGSFSRSLRLPRTASPEDVKATYRDGVLEVRLPMGEEPKTSAHIPVQRGKS
- a CDS encoding DUF4389 domain-containing protein codes for the protein MSTTGYPVRVEATLDPVLSRWLWLVKWFLAIPHYIVLAFLWLAFGVLTVIAFFAILFTGRYPRGVFDFNVGVLRWTWRVAYYTYGGLATDRYPPFTLHDDPSYPARLEVAFPQHLSRGLVLVKWWLLAIPHYLVVGLFLTSGWYIASDGNGDASPETWGGGLVGLLVLVAGVVLLFTGRYPRSVFDFVLGMDRWALRVAAYAGLMTDDYPPFRLDMGGHDPGSVDLAERGGPPPGTAPAGTVASGGAAPVGGTAPVGNPPPSTEPPLAGPGTTPPAPPTASGPPGGGASAQPPGTARTPGRWGAGRVLAVVLGAVLFLIGGALLTGGVTMGLADRALRDDAGFLMTDPTTVRSPGRAVVSPEFRLEAAGADLSNLIGDGRVKASAGFGRQVFVGIAAADDVTTFLDGMAYSTLTDAPTGSWPGGDPSYRFHPGGAAATAPADSSIWVASASGMGQQVVTWPVQEGSWRMVVMSPDARRGVVADVSFGAEVPALGWLWGGLTVSGVVLLLLSGLVLVLALRSRPSTAASPPAPTGGPEPSA